The following coding sequences lie in one Variovorax terrae genomic window:
- the lon gene encoding endopeptidase La yields MSGHTPLSATPIDLPLLPLRDVVVFPHMVIPLFVGRPKSIKALESAMEAERRIMLVAQKAAAKDEPSVSDMFDVGCVSTILQMLKLPDGTVKVLVEGQQRARVNKIEEGESHFTANVSPVEAVEPSQIAHEKTSEVEALRRAVMQQFDQYVKLNKKIPPEILTSISSIDDPGRLADTIAAHLPLKLDNKQVVLDLADIKPRLENLFEQLEREVDILNVDKKIRGRVKRQMEKNQRDFYLNEQVKAIQKELGEGEEGADIEEIEKKIKLAKMPKEALKKAEGELKKLKLMSPMSAEATVVRNYIDVLIGLPWSKKTKIKHDLGNAETVLNEDHYGLEKVKDRILEYLAVQQRVDKVKAPILCLVGPPGVGKTSLGQSIAKATGRKYVRMALGGMRDEAEIRGHRRTYIGAMPGKVLQSLGKIGTRNPLFLLDEIDKLGTDFRGDPSSALLEVLDPEQNHTFGDHYVEVDFDLSDVMFVATSNSMNIPPALLDRMEVIRLSGYTEDEKTSIAVKYLLPKQLKNNGVKDEELLVTEEAVRDIVRYYTREAGVRSLERELSKICRKVVKGLQLKKMTPQVTVTADNLNDFLGVRKFTYGRAEQQNQVGQVVGLAWTEVGGDLLTIEAALMPGKGVITRTGSLGDVMKESVEAARTVVRSRSRRLGIRDEVFEKKDIHIHVPDGATPKDGPSAGAAMTTAFVSALTGIPVRGDVAMTGEITLRGEVTAIGGLKEKLLAALRGGIKTVLIPEENVKDLQEIPENVKNGLEIVPVKWIDKVLEVALERVPTPLPDDEPVVAAAAAAPAAVPEAVKH; encoded by the coding sequence ATGTCCGGTCATACCCCCCTGTCTGCCACGCCGATCGACCTGCCGCTGCTGCCGCTGCGCGATGTGGTCGTGTTCCCCCATATGGTGATTCCGCTGTTCGTGGGTCGCCCCAAGAGCATCAAGGCGCTCGAATCGGCCATGGAGGCCGAGCGCCGCATCATGCTGGTGGCGCAAAAGGCAGCGGCCAAGGACGAGCCCTCGGTGTCGGACATGTTCGACGTCGGCTGCGTGTCCACCATCCTGCAGATGCTCAAGCTGCCCGACGGCACCGTGAAGGTGCTGGTCGAGGGCCAGCAGCGCGCCCGGGTCAACAAGATCGAGGAAGGCGAGTCGCATTTCACCGCCAACGTCTCTCCGGTGGAGGCGGTCGAGCCGTCGCAGATCGCGCACGAGAAGACCAGCGAGGTCGAGGCGCTGCGCCGCGCCGTGATGCAGCAGTTCGACCAGTACGTCAAGCTCAACAAGAAGATCCCGCCCGAGATCCTCACCTCGATCTCCAGCATCGACGATCCGGGCCGCCTGGCCGACACCATCGCTGCGCACCTGCCGCTCAAACTCGACAACAAGCAGGTCGTGCTGGACCTGGCCGACATCAAGCCGCGCCTGGAGAACCTGTTCGAGCAGCTCGAGCGCGAGGTCGACATCCTGAACGTCGACAAGAAGATCCGCGGCCGCGTCAAGCGCCAGATGGAGAAGAACCAGCGCGACTTCTACCTCAACGAGCAGGTCAAGGCCATCCAGAAGGAGCTCGGCGAAGGCGAGGAGGGCGCGGACATCGAGGAGATCGAGAAGAAGATCAAGCTCGCCAAGATGCCCAAGGAAGCCCTCAAGAAAGCCGAAGGCGAGCTCAAGAAGCTCAAGCTGATGTCGCCGATGTCGGCCGAGGCCACCGTGGTGCGCAACTACATCGACGTGCTGATCGGCCTGCCCTGGAGCAAGAAGACCAAGATCAAGCACGACCTGGGCAATGCCGAGACCGTGCTCAACGAGGACCACTACGGCCTCGAAAAGGTCAAGGACCGCATCCTCGAGTATCTCGCGGTGCAGCAGCGCGTCGACAAGGTCAAGGCGCCGATCCTGTGCCTGGTCGGCCCCCCGGGCGTGGGCAAGACCTCGCTCGGCCAGTCGATCGCCAAGGCGACCGGGCGCAAGTACGTGCGCATGGCGCTGGGCGGCATGCGCGACGAGGCCGAGATCCGCGGGCACCGCCGCACCTACATCGGCGCCATGCCGGGCAAGGTGCTGCAGAGCCTGGGCAAGATCGGCACGCGCAATCCGCTGTTCCTGCTGGACGAGATCGACAAGCTCGGCACCGATTTCCGCGGCGACCCGTCGAGCGCGCTGCTCGAGGTGCTCGACCCCGAGCAGAACCACACCTTCGGCGACCACTATGTGGAAGTCGATTTCGACCTGAGCGACGTGATGTTCGTCGCCACCTCGAACTCGATGAACATTCCGCCGGCCCTGCTGGACCGCATGGAAGTCATCCGCCTGTCGGGCTACACCGAGGACGAGAAGACCAGCATCGCCGTGAAGTACCTGCTGCCCAAGCAGCTCAAGAACAACGGCGTGAAGGACGAGGAACTGCTCGTCACCGAGGAAGCCGTGCGCGACATCGTGCGCTACTACACGCGCGAGGCCGGCGTGCGCTCGCTCGAGCGCGAGCTGTCCAAGATCTGCCGCAAGGTGGTCAAGGGCCTGCAGCTCAAGAAGATGACGCCGCAGGTCACGGTCACGGCCGACAACCTCAACGACTTCCTGGGCGTGCGCAAGTTCACCTATGGCCGCGCCGAGCAGCAGAACCAGGTGGGCCAGGTTGTGGGCCTGGCCTGGACCGAAGTCGGCGGCGACCTGCTGACCATCGAGGCCGCTCTGATGCCCGGCAAGGGCGTCATCACCCGCACCGGCTCGCTGGGCGACGTGATGAAGGAGTCGGTCGAGGCCGCGCGCACCGTGGTGCGCAGCCGTTCGCGCCGCCTGGGCATCCGCGACGAGGTGTTCGAGAAGAAGGACATCCATATCCACGTGCCCGACGGCGCCACGCCCAAGGACGGTCCGAGCGCCGGCGCGGCGATGACCACGGCCTTCGTCTCGGCGCTCACCGGCATCCCGGTGCGCGGCGACGTGGCCATGACCGGCGAGATCACGCTGCGCGGCGAAGTCACCGCCATCGGCGGGCTCAAGGAAAAGCTGCTGGCCGCGCTGCGCGGCGGCATCAAGACCGTGCTGATCCCCGAAGAGAACGTGAAGGACCTGCAGGAGATCCCCGAGAACGTGAAGAACGGCCTCGAGATCGTGCCGGTGAAATGGATCGACAAGGTGCTGGAAGTGGCGCTGGAGCGCGTGCCCACGCCGCTGCCCGACGACGAGCCCGTGGTGGCTGCTGCCGCTGCTGCGCCGGCGGCCGTGCCGGAGGCGGTCAAGCACTGA
- a CDS encoding DUF6806 family protein, with translation MTRYNAPYEIHVHGDVPLRADVGFEQLQDALKPLWKYAGARSLADGATSIYEEEPGIKFDAHEHLLQVCWTVPGDEDFRQALDDMCMSLNELTERGAAVEVTFYDAEFDEEDEESGAEARDDFLLLFVGPTPAAIMQAQRDLLVQDVVNLMERHFDGSELGGVVAEIDKLFTQRFDALVDSLEIGKPPRSPGGGHGGFSHGGRKPRHLH, from the coding sequence ATGACACGCTACAACGCCCCCTATGAAATCCATGTGCACGGCGACGTGCCCCTGCGCGCCGATGTGGGCTTCGAGCAGCTGCAGGATGCGCTCAAGCCGCTGTGGAAATACGCCGGTGCGCGTTCGCTGGCCGACGGCGCCACCAGCATCTACGAAGAAGAGCCCGGCATCAAGTTCGATGCGCACGAGCACCTGCTGCAGGTGTGCTGGACCGTGCCCGGCGACGAGGATTTCCGCCAGGCGCTGGACGACATGTGCATGAGCCTCAACGAGCTGACCGAGCGCGGCGCGGCGGTCGAAGTCACGTTCTACGACGCCGAGTTCGACGAGGAGGACGAGGAGTCCGGCGCCGAGGCGCGCGACGATTTTCTGCTGCTGTTCGTCGGCCCCACGCCCGCGGCCATCATGCAGGCGCAGCGCGACCTGCTGGTGCAGGACGTGGTGAACCTCATGGAACGCCATTTCGACGGCTCCGAACTCGGCGGCGTGGTCGCCGAAATCGACAAGCTGTTCACGCAGCGCTTCGATGCGCTCGTCGACTCGCTGGAAATCGGCAAGCCGCCGCGCAGTCCGGGCGGCGGCCATGGCGGCTTCAGCCACGGCGGCCGCAAGCCGCGCCACCTGCACTGA
- a CDS encoding MFS transporter, translated as MALFSQDALNPGVAKREVFGWAMYDFANSGYTTVVITAVFAAYFVGGIAGKAEWATFAWTAALSISYAIVMLTMPSLGAYADLRAAKKRLLMLTTAGCVATTAALALAGPGSVALAMVLVIVSNTFYSYGESLTAAFLPELARPEALGKVSGWGWGFGYFGGMLALGLSLAYVIWAQGQGISADRFVPVTLLITAVLYGAASLVTFRLLGERARPNPAALRQSGLRASLAQLGSTFRQARRFKDFMWLLVCAVFYQGGVAVAIALAAIYAEHVIGFKQQETMVLIFVLNLAAAGGAFAFGYWQDRIGHKLALSVTLLGWIATCVIAAAATTKGGFWWAAAIAGLCMGSSQSAGRAMAGMFAPEKQLAEFYGLWTFAIRLASIIGPLSYGAITWMTGGDQRTAILSTAVLFVAGLLLLMPVNVKRGREAALLAGRA; from the coding sequence ATGGCCCTCTTTTCCCAGGATGCCCTCAACCCCGGTGTCGCCAAGCGCGAGGTGTTCGGCTGGGCCATGTACGACTTCGCCAACTCGGGCTACACCACGGTCGTGATCACCGCGGTGTTCGCGGCCTACTTCGTCGGCGGCATCGCGGGCAAGGCCGAATGGGCCACCTTCGCCTGGACGGCGGCGCTCAGCATCTCCTACGCCATCGTGATGCTCACCATGCCCTCGCTCGGGGCCTACGCCGACCTGCGCGCGGCCAAGAAGCGGCTGCTGATGCTCACCACGGCCGGCTGCGTGGCCACCACGGCGGCGCTGGCCCTGGCGGGGCCCGGCAGCGTGGCGCTGGCCATGGTGCTGGTGATCGTCTCCAACACCTTCTACTCCTACGGCGAATCGCTCACGGCGGCCTTCCTGCCCGAGCTGGCGCGGCCCGAGGCCCTGGGCAAGGTCAGCGGCTGGGGCTGGGGCTTCGGCTACTTCGGCGGCATGCTGGCGCTGGGCCTGAGCCTGGCCTACGTGATCTGGGCGCAGGGGCAGGGCATCAGCGCCGACCGCTTCGTGCCGGTCACGCTGCTGATCACGGCCGTGCTCTACGGGGCGGCCTCGCTGGTCACCTTCCGGCTGCTGGGCGAGCGCGCCCGGCCCAATCCGGCGGCGCTGCGGCAAAGCGGCCTTCGCGCCTCGCTGGCCCAGCTTGGCAGCACCTTCCGCCAGGCGCGCCGCTTCAAGGATTTCATGTGGCTGCTGGTCTGCGCCGTGTTCTACCAGGGCGGCGTGGCGGTGGCCATCGCGCTGGCGGCCATCTATGCCGAGCATGTGATCGGCTTCAAGCAGCAGGAGACCATGGTGCTGATCTTCGTGCTCAACCTCGCGGCGGCGGGCGGCGCCTTCGCCTTCGGCTACTGGCAGGACCGCATCGGCCACAAGCTAGCGCTGTCGGTGACGCTGCTGGGCTGGATCGCCACCTGCGTGATCGCGGCCGCCGCCACCACCAAGGGCGGCTTCTGGTGGGCTGCGGCCATCGCGGGCCTGTGCATGGGCTCCAGCCAGTCGGCCGGGCGCGCCATGGCTGGCATGTTCGCGCCCGAGAAGCAACTGGCCGAGTTCTACGGTCTGTGGACCTTCGCGATCCGCCTGGCCAGCATCATCGGCCCGCTGAGCTATGGCGCGATCACCTGGATGACCGGCGGCGACCAGCGCACGGCCATCCTGTCGACCGCCGTGCTGTTCGTCGCGGGCCTGCTGCTGCTGATGCCCGTCAACGTGAAGCGCGGGCGCGAGGCGGCCTTGCTGGCGGGCCGGGCCTGA
- the murI gene encoding glutamate racemase, which produces MGDTSPLPGARRPVGVFDSGVGGLSILRALRAGLPREDFVYFSDGGHAPYGERGDAYVAARSQAITQELRAQHGIKALVVACNTATTAAVHLLRAEHPDLPIIGVEPALKPAIALSRTGRIGIMATRGTLASAKFRALHEALAGQAEFIVQPCDGLADAIQSADATKTIALCDQYTRTLGSFGSGNGQIDTLVLGCTHYTFASDVLRALVGPQVTLVDTGEPVARQTRQRLEAAGLLATDEAGGGQLRLLGTDRPGALEAAAARWLA; this is translated from the coding sequence ATGGGTGATACCAGCCCTCTTCCGGGTGCCCGCCGGCCGGTGGGCGTGTTCGACAGCGGCGTCGGCGGCCTGAGCATCCTGCGGGCCCTGCGCGCCGGCCTGCCGCGCGAGGACTTCGTCTACTTCTCCGACGGCGGCCACGCGCCCTACGGCGAGCGCGGCGACGCCTACGTGGCGGCGCGCTCGCAGGCCATCACCCAGGAGCTGCGCGCGCAGCATGGCATCAAGGCGCTGGTGGTGGCCTGCAACACCGCCACAACCGCGGCCGTGCACCTGCTGCGGGCCGAGCACCCGGATCTGCCCATCATCGGCGTGGAGCCCGCCCTCAAGCCCGCCATCGCGCTGAGCCGCACCGGGCGCATCGGCATCATGGCCACGCGCGGCACGCTGGCCAGCGCCAAGTTCCGTGCGCTGCACGAGGCGCTGGCCGGCCAGGCCGAGTTCATCGTGCAGCCTTGCGACGGGCTGGCCGACGCGATCCAGTCCGCCGATGCTACGAAAACCATAGCACTGTGCGACCAGTACACCAGGACCTTGGGGTCATTTGGCTCTGGAAACGGGCAGATCGACACGCTGGTGCTCGGCTGCACCCACTACACCTTCGCCAGCGACGTGCTGCGTGCGCTGGTCGGACCGCAAGTGACGCTGGTCGACACCGGCGAGCCCGTGGCGCGCCAGACGCGCCAGCGGCTCGAAGCCGCCGGGCTGCTGGCCACCGACGAGGCCGGCGGCGGCCAGCTGCGCCTGCTCGGCACCGACCGGCCCGGCGCCCTGGAGGCCGCTGCCGCGCGCTGGCTGGCCTGA
- a CDS encoding fumarate hydratase, whose protein sequence is MTTRIQQNDLIESIAGALQYISYYHPADYIAHLARAYEREQSPAAKDAIAQILTNSRMSATGHRPICQDTGIVNVFLKIGMDVRLEGFSGSLEDAINEGVRRGYNHPDNTLRASVVADPQFDRRNTKDNTPAVIFTEIVPGDKLDITVAAKGGGSENKSKFVMLNPSDSLVDWVLKTVPTMGAGWCPPGMLGLGIGGTAEKAMLMAKESLMDDIDMYELLQRGPSNKTEELRLELYEKVNALGIGAQGLGGLTTVLDIKIKMYPTHAASKPVAMIPNCAATRHAHFVMDGSGPVYLDAPSLDLWPNVNWAPDYNKSRRVNLDTLTKEEVASWKPGDTLLLNGKMLTGRDAAHKRIQDMLAKGEKLPVDFTNRVIYYVGPVDPVKDEAVGPAGPTTATRMDKFTDMMLKETGLIAMIGKAERGPVAIEAIRNHKSAYLMAVGGAAYLVSKAIKTAKVLGFADLGMEAIYEFDVVDMPVTVAVDAGGTSAHITGPAEWQKKIATGEFKSIPVAAA, encoded by the coding sequence ATGACCACCCGCATCCAGCAAAACGACCTGATCGAGTCCATCGCCGGCGCCCTGCAGTACATCAGCTACTACCACCCGGCCGACTACATCGCCCACCTGGCGCGCGCCTACGAGCGTGAGCAGAGCCCGGCGGCCAAGGATGCGATCGCGCAGATCCTGACCAACTCGCGCATGAGCGCCACCGGCCACCGCCCGATCTGCCAGGACACCGGCATCGTCAACGTGTTCCTCAAGATCGGCATGGACGTGCGCCTCGAAGGCTTCAGCGGCAGCCTGGAGGACGCCATCAACGAAGGCGTGCGCCGCGGCTACAACCATCCCGACAACACGCTGCGCGCCTCGGTCGTGGCCGACCCGCAGTTCGACCGCAGGAACACCAAGGACAACACGCCCGCGGTGATCTTCACCGAGATCGTGCCCGGCGACAAACTCGACATCACCGTCGCGGCCAAGGGCGGCGGCAGCGAGAACAAGTCCAAGTTCGTGATGCTCAACCCGAGCGATTCGCTGGTCGACTGGGTGCTCAAGACCGTGCCCACCATGGGCGCCGGCTGGTGCCCGCCCGGCATGCTGGGCCTGGGCATCGGCGGCACGGCCGAGAAGGCCATGCTGATGGCCAAGGAATCGCTGATGGACGACATCGACATGTACGAGCTGCTGCAGCGCGGCCCCTCGAACAAGACCGAGGAGCTGCGCCTGGAGCTGTACGAGAAGGTCAATGCCCTGGGCATCGGCGCGCAGGGCCTGGGTGGCCTCACCACGGTGCTCGACATCAAGATCAAGATGTACCCCACGCACGCGGCCAGCAAGCCCGTGGCCATGATCCCCAACTGCGCCGCCACGCGCCACGCGCATTTCGTGATGGACGGCAGCGGCCCGGTCTACCTCGACGCGCCCTCGCTCGACCTGTGGCCCAACGTCAACTGGGCACCTGACTACAACAAGAGCCGGCGCGTCAACCTCGACACCCTCACCAAGGAAGAAGTGGCGAGCTGGAAGCCCGGCGACACGCTGCTGCTCAACGGCAAGATGCTGACCGGCCGCGACGCCGCGCACAAGCGCATCCAGGACATGCTGGCCAAAGGCGAGAAGCTGCCGGTGGACTTCACCAACCGCGTGATCTACTACGTCGGCCCGGTGGACCCGGTGAAGGACGAGGCCGTCGGCCCGGCCGGCCCGACCACCGCCACGCGCATGGACAAGTTCACCGACATGATGCTCAAGGAAACCGGCCTGATCGCGATGATCGGCAAGGCCGAGCGCGGCCCCGTGGCGATCGAGGCCATCCGCAACCACAAGAGCGCCTACCTGATGGCGGTGGGCGGCGCGGCCTACCTCGTGAGCAAGGCCATCAAGACCGCCAAGGTGCTGGGCTTCGCCGACCTCGGCATGGAAGCCATCTATGAATTCGACGTGGTCGACATGCCCGTGACGGTGGCGGTGGACGCGGGCGGCACCAGCGCCCACATCACCGGCCCGGCCGAGTGGCAGAAGAAGATCGCCACCGGCGAGTTCAAGAGCATCCCCGTCGCCGCAGCCTGA
- the fumC gene encoding class II fumarate hydratase: MSTRPSTRTERDTFGPIEVPADKLWGAQTQRSLQNFDISGEQQPREIIKALAQVKRASAIVNHALGLQDAKKTEAIVAAADEVIAGRHPGEFPLVVWQTGSGTQTNMNVNEVLANRASELLGGERGEGRLVHPNDDVNRSQSSNDVFPTAMHVAAVEAITHRLLPAIAKLRGTLEQKSKDFTDIVKIGRTHLQDATPLTLGQEFSGYVAQLAHGEAHVRAALPHLCELALGGTAVGTGLNAPKGYAEQVAAELAKLTGLPFVTAPNKFEAMASVDALVHAHGALKTLAASMNKIANDVRWLASGPRSGIGELSIPENEPGSSIMPGKVNPTQSEAVTMLAAQVFGNDVAINIGGASGNFELNVFRPMVAHNFLQSVRLLADGMVSFNDHCAAGIEPNRERITELVQRSLMLVTALNTHIGYDKAAQIAKKAHKDGSSLREAALALGHVTAEQFDAWVVPGHMVGR, encoded by the coding sequence ATGAGCACACGCCCTTCCACCCGCACCGAACGCGACACTTTCGGGCCCATCGAGGTTCCGGCCGACAAGCTGTGGGGCGCGCAGACCCAGCGCTCGCTGCAGAACTTCGACATCTCCGGCGAGCAGCAGCCGCGCGAGATCATCAAGGCGCTGGCACAGGTGAAGCGGGCCTCGGCGATCGTCAACCACGCGCTGGGCCTGCAGGACGCGAAGAAGACCGAGGCCATCGTGGCGGCCGCCGACGAGGTCATCGCCGGCCGGCACCCGGGCGAGTTCCCGCTGGTGGTCTGGCAGACCGGCTCGGGCACGCAGACCAACATGAACGTCAACGAGGTGCTGGCCAACCGCGCCAGCGAGCTGCTCGGCGGCGAGCGCGGCGAGGGCCGCCTGGTGCACCCGAACGACGACGTGAACCGCAGCCAGTCGAGCAACGACGTGTTCCCCACGGCCATGCACGTGGCCGCCGTGGAAGCCATCACGCACAGGCTGCTGCCCGCCATCGCCAAGCTGCGCGGCACGCTGGAGCAGAAGTCGAAGGACTTCACCGACATCGTGAAGATCGGCCGCACCCACCTGCAGGACGCCACGCCGCTCACGCTGGGCCAGGAATTCTCGGGCTATGTGGCGCAGCTCGCGCATGGCGAGGCGCATGTGCGCGCCGCGCTGCCGCACCTGTGCGAACTGGCGCTGGGCGGCACGGCGGTGGGCACAGGGCTCAATGCGCCCAAGGGCTACGCCGAGCAGGTGGCGGCCGAGCTGGCGAAGCTCACCGGCCTGCCGTTCGTGACCGCGCCGAACAAGTTCGAAGCCATGGCCAGCGTCGACGCGCTGGTGCACGCCCACGGCGCGCTGAAGACGCTGGCCGCCAGCATGAACAAGATCGCCAACGACGTGCGCTGGCTCGCCAGCGGCCCGCGCAGCGGCATCGGCGAACTGAGCATTCCCGAGAACGAGCCGGGTTCGTCCATCATGCCGGGCAAGGTCAACCCGACGCAGAGCGAGGCTGTCACGATGCTGGCCGCGCAGGTGTTCGGCAACGACGTGGCCATCAACATCGGCGGCGCTTCGGGCAACTTCGAGCTCAATGTGTTCCGCCCGATGGTGGCGCACAACTTCCTGCAGAGCGTGCGCCTGCTGGCCGATGGCATGGTGAGCTTCAATGACCACTGCGCCGCGGGCATCGAGCCCAACCGCGAGCGCATCACGGAGCTGGTGCAGCGCTCGCTGATGCTGGTGACGGCGCTCAACACGCACATCGGCTACGACAAGGCCGCCCAGATCGCCAAGAAGGCGCACAAGGACGGCAGCAGCCTGCGCGAGGCGGCGCTGGCGCTGGGCCACGTCACAGCCGAGCAGTTCGACGCCTGGGTGGTGCCGGGCCACATGGTCGGGCGCTGA
- the proX gene encoding glycine betaine/L-proline ABC transporter substrate-binding protein ProX codes for MSLPTLARSAAAALAASLCLALPVGAQALPGAGIRVQPLQSPIAEESFQTLLVAKALEKLGYEVQPVKEVEYPTAHLAVANGDATFIADHWDPLHADFYKNAGGDARLWRQGTYSTGAVQGYLIDKKTADAHHITSLAQLRDPKIAALFDSNGDGRADLTGCNPGWGCEAVIEHQLDAYQLRATVTHVQGSYPALMADTLARYQQGKPILYYTWTPYWVSGVLRPGREVVWLQVPFSALPGGQQGTETRLANGRNYGFVPNTQRIVANRTFAEANPAAAKLFEIMQLPVTDINAQNLRMRDGENRPQDVAHHVDAWVRGHQALFDGWIETARAAAR; via the coding sequence ATGAGCCTTCCCACCCTCGCCCGCAGCGCCGCCGCGGCCCTGGCCGCCAGCCTGTGCCTGGCCTTGCCCGTTGGCGCCCAAGCCCTGCCCGGCGCCGGCATCCGGGTCCAGCCGCTGCAAAGCCCGATCGCCGAGGAGAGTTTCCAGACCCTGCTCGTCGCCAAGGCCCTGGAAAAACTCGGCTACGAGGTGCAGCCCGTCAAGGAGGTGGAATACCCGACGGCCCACCTGGCCGTGGCCAACGGCGACGCCACCTTCATCGCCGACCACTGGGACCCGCTGCACGCCGACTTCTACAAGAACGCCGGTGGCGACGCCCGGCTGTGGCGCCAGGGCACCTACTCCACCGGCGCCGTGCAGGGCTACCTGATCGACAAGAAGACCGCCGACGCGCACCACATCACCAGCCTGGCGCAGCTGCGCGACCCGAAGATCGCCGCGCTATTCGACAGCAACGGCGACGGCCGGGCCGACCTCACCGGCTGCAACCCCGGCTGGGGCTGCGAGGCCGTGATCGAGCACCAGCTCGACGCCTACCAGCTGCGCGCCACCGTCACCCATGTGCAAGGCAGCTACCCGGCCCTCATGGCCGACACCCTTGCGCGCTACCAGCAGGGCAAGCCCATCCTCTACTACACCTGGACGCCCTACTGGGTCAGCGGCGTGCTGCGGCCGGGCCGCGAGGTGGTGTGGCTGCAGGTGCCGTTCTCGGCGCTGCCGGGCGGACAGCAGGGCACAGAGACGCGGCTGGCCAACGGCCGCAACTACGGCTTCGTGCCCAACACGCAGCGCATCGTGGCCAACCGCACCTTTGCCGAGGCCAACCCGGCGGCCGCGAAGTTGTTCGAGATCATGCAGTTGCCGGTGACCGACATCAACGCGCAGAACCTGCGCATGCGCGACGGCGAGAACCGGCCGCAGGACGTGGCGCACCATGTCGATGCCTGGGTGCGGGGGCACCAGGCGCTGTTCGACGGCTGGATCGAGACCGCGCGCGCAGCGGCGCGCTGA
- the proW gene encoding glycine betaine/L-proline ABC transporter permease ProW, whose protein sequence is MNDNLSIDTSSHLLTAPPGLPPLTAGTDAPAPWDAPAAAVAPLNDDPWQNLSAAGSTDWLDAPALLPGSPGADAATGFHLSRLWDGSLPVESWINQGLDWVVLHFRPFFQTVRAPIDGTLNSVEGLLQSVPSLAMIALLGLLAWQLAGRVLAIGTVVSLLLVAMLGIWPEAMVTLSLVLTSLVFCLAIGLPLGIVLAHSERAQRLTRPLLDAMQTTPAFVYLVPVVMLFGIGNVPGVIVTIIFALPPLVRLTSLGIRQVRPDLVEAARAYGASPWQLLMKVQLPLAMPSIMAGINQALMLSLSMVVIASMIAVGGLGQMVLRGIGRLDMGLATVGGLGIVLLAITLDRLTQSMGQPRRGARRWYQSGPVGLVLRPLLRQRLAPAAMPVMPAAPALASGQP, encoded by the coding sequence ATGAACGACAACCTGTCCATTGACACCTCTTCCCACCTCCTCACGGCCCCGCCGGGGTTGCCGCCGCTGACGGCCGGCACCGATGCCCCCGCGCCCTGGGATGCGCCCGCCGCCGCGGTGGCGCCGCTGAACGACGACCCCTGGCAGAACCTCAGCGCGGCCGGCAGCACCGACTGGCTGGACGCGCCGGCCCTGCTGCCCGGCAGCCCTGGCGCCGATGCGGCCACGGGCTTTCACCTGAGCCGGCTGTGGGACGGCTCGCTGCCGGTCGAGTCCTGGATCAACCAGGGGCTGGACTGGGTGGTGCTGCATTTCCGCCCGTTCTTCCAGACCGTGCGCGCTCCCATCGACGGTACGCTGAACTCGGTGGAGGGCCTGCTGCAGAGCGTGCCCTCGCTGGCCATGATCGCCCTGCTCGGGCTGCTGGCCTGGCAGCTGGCGGGCCGGGTGCTGGCCATCGGCACCGTGGTGTCGCTGCTGCTGGTGGCCATGCTCGGCATCTGGCCCGAAGCCATGGTCACGCTGTCGCTGGTGCTGACTTCGCTGGTGTTCTGCCTGGCCATCGGCCTGCCGCTGGGCATCGTGCTGGCACACAGCGAACGCGCCCAGCGCCTCACGCGCCCGCTGCTCGATGCGATGCAGACCACGCCGGCCTTCGTCTACCTGGTGCCAGTGGTCATGCTGTTCGGCATCGGCAACGTGCCGGGGGTGATCGTCACCATCATCTTCGCGCTGCCGCCGCTGGTGCGCCTGACCAGCCTGGGCATCCGCCAGGTGCGCCCCGACCTGGTGGAGGCCGCGCGCGCCTACGGCGCCTCGCCCTGGCAACTGCTCATGAAAGTGCAGTTGCCGCTGGCCATGCCGTCGATCATGGCCGGCATCAACCAGGCGCTGATGCTGTCGCTATCGATGGTGGTGATCGCCTCCATGATCGCCGTCGGCGGCCTGGGCCAGATGGTGCTGCGCGGCATCGGCCGCCTCGACATGGGCCTGGCCACCGTGGGCGGCCTGGGCATCGTGCTGCTGGCCATCACGCTGGACCGCCTCACGCAGTCCATGGGCCAGCCCAGGCGTGGCGCACGGCGCTGGTACCAGAGCGGTCCGGTGGGCCTGGTGCTGCGTCCGCTGCTGCGGCAGCGCCTGGCGCCGGCCGCGATGCCCGTCATGCCCGCCGCGCCCGCACTCGCCAGCGGCCAGCCATGA